From the Melospiza georgiana isolate bMelGeo1 chromosome 4, bMelGeo1.pri, whole genome shotgun sequence genome, the window AATGGACATTACaagttctggaaaaaaaaaacccaacaaatccTCTGCGTTGGGAGTATCAAATGAGTCTCTACCctcaaatgaggaaaaaaattacctatTGTTCTGTTCAGTTTAAGTCAGTTGAGAACGTAGGAACCCATCTGTGTACAGTGGTACTGCCAAACCCTGACGACCACAGTCTTCCTCACAACAATACTCATCCAATGGTAAACTAAATTCTGCTGGATGAAAGGCCTGGGTTTGGTAAAGTTGAAGATATTCAAACATGGGTTTGAATGCTGTGGCTTAGTGTGTAGAGCTTGTACATAACTGGTCAGGAACCTGGACTTTGGTCCTTGCTCTGAAGTTTATTAACTTTGCTTTAAAGAGCTTTGTGGTAAATTAGATTGTAGGGACTTTTAACAGCTAACTGAATATAAAGATTGTAATTTCTGCCATGGTTGTTTTAACTGTAAGATTGAAATGGGTCCAATGTCTTTGATTTCTCTCACTTGAGGAATCTGATACTTGACTGCATTGTGACACTTTCAGCAGGACAGGTGCAAGATGCTTTCTTCACTTTTTATCCTTCTATCTGAGGACCTTGATTCTGTCAGAATATACTAGATGTTATTTCAGAGCTTCCACCATACTGGGAAGTAAAGCAATACCTGATGTCTCTATCCCAGTCAAGCTGAAAATCTGATCCAATTAGACCAGGGACTTGTCATACTGTGGGAAATGGACTACCAGAAGAATGGCAATGTTGTGACTTTTGAAGATGTATAAACATCATGAAAAGGATAGGTTCTTTCAGCATTTGCTGTCTCCAGATAAAGGAAGGTCTGCAATCATTACTTTGGACTTACTTTGATTTAACTTCAATCCTGCTTTATGTCTAAGCCTAAGCTTTTTATTGGATTCATCTCCTAATGCCtattgaattaatttctttatctCAATGAATATTTTCCTCATATATACCTTTGAACATCTGGACACAGCCTTCCATGTAGCTCCTTAATGCCTCCAGTCCATCGCTATGACTCGTTCATAGATTGCTGCCACAAGTTTTCGAGGTATCCAGCCATCGAAACACAAATCAGCAGTGGATCACACACATACTTGCTCACCCCACTGAACGCACTACTAAGTGAAAATGTTTGGAAGTTTTTCCCCCCAGCAGAACAGGAATGCCAAGGTGCCTCCTGTAGCAGAGTGCCCTATCATCCTGAAACGTGTGAATAAGTTTTACATGgactttaaaacatttatttaggAGCTAAGCTaacaatgaaataattttgctaGTACATTGCTTCAGCCATATATTGCAACCAATACTTTCACAGTTCTGGTATTTCACAGTGGCAGTAAGAAAAGTGAAACAAACAGAGCTTTAAAACaactcttttttatttcttaatttttatgGCTTCAGCAACATTATGCAATCTTTGTGCTTCTTTTAATATCCTACCTGTGGTAGCATCTTTGGCCATCTTCTGGCAAATGGCTGAAGAGCATCGTAACCTGGCCATTCCTTTCTTTCTGGACAAAATTTGGGCTTGATCATGTGTGGGACACTCGCAGTGTTGGAGCAGCAAAGCTGCCCATGTGTCTGCCCCACAGGACTGCTGCACGAGATCAATTTGGGCTCTCCCTAGGGCAGATGCTAGTCTTTTCTGCCTCACCCAAGCCAGACAAAGCAGCCTCACTGAACAGCAGGGTCATGCCCAGTGTTTTCTCTTGGTGTTTGATTAGCTCTAGGTCGCGAGccataggaaaaaaagcagtaaatCTAATTCAGACATGCTCCACACAGTTATAGCATTCCtttgtaaaatttatttaatgctTTGTAGATATGCTCAAGCAATTCTGATGAAAAATATCACTCAAAGGCTTTGCCCAGAATAAAAGTTCAGTAAAATTCTCAATCATGTTTCTCTGTCCTCATTtgcaaaacccaaaaacttTTGTGCATGTGAGTGATCAGTAAGAGGCCTGTGGCTGTGACCTTCAATCTTTACAGGGTGGAAACAGCACATCTATTCTGCTGCGCAGTTACATCCTGGAAGTTACATGATGTTACTGAAGTCAAAGCCTTACATTTTTCAAACAGGAGTACTGCTGAAGCTCTAagtcaaaataattaaataaaaatttggaaaattgTATTAAACTATCAACAGATGCACTGCTTAGAGCATTGGCTAATTACACCAGCAGATTATCAACTGCAATGTCAGCACCAAAATACTGACTTAGGTTTTATATTGTTTCTTGTGTTGTTATGTACCACACAGAATCTTGGgaaaaaattcccagaaaaatatgaagctttaatgcaaaagaaattaaagcaagTAAATGGTGGGTTTAAGTACTACAGAGACATGAAGCATTGCTTTTTCATATCTTGCTAAGAAGCAACAGCTGTACTTCATTTTAACTTGATGTGCTTCAGAACTCATACTCATATAGGTATTTAATGATCCAAACATAATGGTCCTGCATAGTTTAATTACTTATATGAAGGCTCAACTTCATATGTAATCTCTTAATAAAAGATGCTGCTGTGAAAATCTTGCTTTGGTTCTAACAAAGAATAAACTCTTTAACAATGAAAATGCTTTGGTAGAATTGAAGATTATTGACTATGGAtcctgagcagagctgacagTCAGTGTTATTCCTTCTTAATAGACTCcttgcttcttcttccttcatgGTATAGCCAATACAAGGAGAACAGGTAGAGTGCAAGGCAGACCATCAAATCATAGTGGTAGAGTGTTGCAGCAAATAGAAGAAACAAGAagaaacagaatattttgaaaGCAATATGTTTTAAATGTGGAGACTCGCTAGGTAATTTACAGGCTTCACTCTTCTGGTTAGAAATATCTCCAGAATCAGAAGCATGTTGGCTTTCTTTCTTTGAATCGTCAAGCCAGTTTACTGTTTTCCCCCCTGTTATTAAATGGTCAGCTGGAGAGTCTGAGTCTGTTCCCCCATTTTCTTTGGTAGACTTACTAATTAAAACTTCTGGCCTCCATGACCTCTCTTGTTGGAGCTCTGCATGATGGAAAAATTGACCTGtattccttcctcttccttctccagaAGTTGCTGAGTCTGAAGCAGAAGGTACTTCTCCTTTTCCAACTTCAGGAGAGAAGCTTTTGTTAAGACATGTTATTTCATTTGTTAGATTTAAATTGTACCCTGACTCAGCAGCAACGCTGTCAATGACATTGGATTCAAAGTGTCTATACAGGTGCCCCCTGCCTTCTTCCAGAGTCGGCCCTTCTGAAGATGGCACTGAAGAGCTTTTATAATGGTAACTAGGCACAATATTTGTACCAGAAGGTGGCATTTTTGTTTCAGCTTTAGAACAGAAACAGGAAAGTGCATCACCATGGCTTTCTTCCCTGTAGACCTCTTCTGCTTTCTCATGGTATAGATGCTTCTGAGTGCTCAGGGGACTTTTGGGTACTTCTGAATGTGAACCCTCCTGCAAATCTTTCCTTCCCATAGCAGAAGCCTTTACTGCGTGTCCTACAGGTAGAATATTGTCTGCTTGTGCTTTGGCACATTTTTCCCTGCTATTGCAGACAGATTTCGTTTCTCCTTGCAGTGTTTCATGTACGCCTGCATTATAAATACCTAAAACTGATTCCTTTTCAAATTCAGTGTCACATAATACACCCACTGTGTTGAGTTGACAAAGAGCATAATGTGAACCATCATTTCTCCCTTCATGTGTATCAAACgctgtttccttttcctctgtggGCCTGTCACTTAGTGCAGTCTCTTGAGGTAGCTTAGCAATTACTGCTTTTTCACtgccaggcattttttctgGAGCACTTTCTGATGTTGTTTTAATTATATAAGCTGTACCTGCCTCTGCTTTCTCTGTAATACCCTGCTCAGAGACAGAAGACTTTTCACAACTCTCTGCCTCCTGGCAGGTAAACAGCTCCTTTGTGGAAGTCACGGTCTGAGGTTCCACGCTCCCCCTCACTCTCCGCCAAACCTCACTCCCCGTTCCttgccacctctgctctgcaaAATTTGCTTCGTTTTCCCTTCCGATTGGTCTCCCTTTATTTGTGttgtctgtctctctgtcttttAATCTCCTGAATCCTCTGTGTTCCTGAGTGTCCTCAGGTCGCCTTTCATCCAccctggtggccctgggtgCCTGCTTGTTCTCAGCTGGCAGAGGCGCTGGGTTCAGGGCTTTGGCGTTGTGTTTCCTGTGTGCCTTGAAAGGCTTGGAAGCTTCCTCCTCACCTATTGATGTCAAGTCTGCTACTTCAATGACTTTCTTCTGCTTCCCCAAATCAGTGTTTCTTTCTGACATTTCACCAACTCCTTTTTTTTGCGTGGAATCTGTTGAGACACCAACATGCGCAAAAGTGCCGGCATACAAATCTTCACTTAGGTGTACCTGAACTTTGCTTTCAATCATCttgatttttccttcatttttgtCAGCATCTGACAACAATGAATCCAAAGTTTGGTGAGACATTTGTGGTGCCTGGTGTTCCAGAGCTGGATTAGCATTGCCATCCAGCGTCCTTGCTATGTGTGCATTTAATTGCATGGATTTGTCATGCTCTGGTGAAATGGTTTCTGGTCTCGTTTCACAGGCCCCTTCTGAGGTACCAGCAGCATCCTCAC encodes:
- the PPP1R3A gene encoding protein phosphatase 1 regulatory subunit 3A, whose translation is MESFEGPRQVNRANFLQVPTGNDCTSDDEDVNIDIKLRFSPCPRRRNSSASEEEEAYTPTNISRKVSFADAFGFDLVSVKEFDIWEFPNTGQESYVEDEVFPQDEFFFSQHFTLPASQEELLQRVREQKVVLESVVLLPGVTCMNGIIRVLNVSFEKQVYVRMTLNNWLTYYDILAEFMPNSCGSEMDQFCFKISVVPPFQKDGVKVEFCIRYETSVGTFWANNDDKNYTLICHKKETVPKVDNKSQKEATDRSLKGCLKTTQSRKEEILASSDGGTWNNSRTSDTNIPEIVYSQAEDKDKKLAKENIKDKIAEYNQGDHKDDEKELELLLNQHFTGARGTSSRDERNFYTTEPINFPSETERLVKNPTGIERSSDLHPMPIGSSSENTSHAIGEELKDKAKYSVKDYSNQLPGKEVTAGSVNSYGRSLEHTGTSESLLSAKHFPLTKQNEAINVMATGSNRQGERHTDISKGEIDSSSGSKMVERLFISEDAAGTSEGACETRPETISPEHDKSMQLNAHIARTLDGNANPALEHQAPQMSHQTLDSLLSDADKNEGKIKMIESKVQVHLSEDLYAGTFAHVGVSTDSTQKKGVGEMSERNTDLGKQKKVIEVADLTSIGEEEASKPFKAHRKHNAKALNPAPLPAENKQAPRATRVDERRPEDTQEHRGFRRLKDRETDNTNKGRPIGRENEANFAEQRWQGTGSEVWRRVRGSVEPQTVTSTKELFTCQEAESCEKSSVSEQGITEKAEAGTAYIIKTTSESAPEKMPGSEKAVIAKLPQETALSDRPTEEKETAFDTHEGRNDGSHYALCQLNTVGVLCDTEFEKESVLGIYNAGVHETLQGETKSVCNSREKCAKAQADNILPVGHAVKASAMGRKDLQEGSHSEVPKSPLSTQKHLYHEKAEEVYREESHGDALSCFCSKAETKMPPSGTNIVPSYHYKSSSVPSSEGPTLEEGRGHLYRHFESNVIDSVAAESGYNLNLTNEITCLNKSFSPEVGKGEVPSASDSATSGEGRGRNTGQFFHHAELQQERSWRPEVLISKSTKENGGTDSDSPADHLITGGKTVNWLDDSKKESQHASDSGDISNQKSEACKLPSESPHLKHIAFKIFCFFLFLLFAATLYHYDLMVCLALYLFSLYWLYHEGRRSKESIKKE